The Phoenix dactylifera cultivar Barhee BC4 unplaced genomic scaffold, palm_55x_up_171113_PBpolish2nd_filt_p 000409F, whole genome shotgun sequence genome includes the window TTGCTCCAGGCTTCTGCGAGGGAATTCATATTCGTGAGGCAAAAACAGAAGCGTTCACTGTCAAGGATCACAGAGGGGAATGTAGGTCTTCTTTGCACCATGCTATaattaatttatgaaaatcttgcTTTGCATTCATTGAACTTTGGTTTTAATTGTCTTTGGTTGTTTTTTATAGTATACAAAAAACACTATCCACCTGCATTGAAAGATGACGTTTGGAGGTTGGAAAAGATTGGTAAGGATGGTTCATTTCACAAGAGGCTGAATAAATGTGGAATCTATACAGTCGAAGACTTTCTCAGACTTGTTGTTAGAGATCCACAAAGATTGCGAAATGTAAGATTTTATATGTGGTTAGTTGTGATGAAAGCTTACATTATCCACTATTTATTGCTCTAATGTATTTATTCTAATGATTGCAGATCCTTGGAAGTGGCATGTCAAATAAAATGTGGGAGAGCCTTGTGGAGCATGCCAAGACTTGTGTCTTGAGTGGAAAGTACTATATATTTTATTCTGATGAGACAAGGAGCGTTGGTGCTATTTTTAACAATATTTATGAGTTTTGTGGCTTGATTGCTGGTGGGCAGTTCTATTCAGCTGAAACTCTTAATGATAGTCAAAAGGTTGGTCACTTGGTTGCACAATTCTCTCTCGTTATTGTCATGCTGCAGCATATCTTCTTTGATTTATCATATCCTTTCATATGAGTtgagcaaaatatattatgtgtaaaATAACAACTATTATTGCAACAATGTGTGTTTAGCTAATGGTTATCCTATAACATTCATTACTGATATCTGAAATTTTACGTGGGGTATTAAATAAGGTTCAACAATCTGGATTTTGGTAAACTAAGTCATTCCTATCTTTGATCTAGTTGGGTAGTGACATCTTCAAAGAAATTGCTTTATTGTCCTATGAAAATTTCTATACTTGCACACGCTCAGGCAAATATACATGCTTGTGTTTACACGGATGGGCAGTCACACTCATGCACGAGTGCTGCTATCCATCCATGACATGTGCACTCAAGGTAAATTAAGCCTGTGACCTCTGTCACAAGTATCAATTTTTCCAACAAAGAGTTGCAGCAAGAAGCATTATTATAGGTGAAGAGCTGTTagacatttttattttatatgcatgcatgcatggttGTGGATGCACATATCTGTAGAGACATGAAATATATGTTGAAGCACCACTATGCTAACAGCCTTTGTAAGAAGATTATGTTAAATATTTTACCATCGTATTATGACAACTTGTCCTTAGATATGTTGAGTTTCAATTTGTCCTTTTCTCAAACATTCTAGGATATAAATTTGACCTATCTTTAAAACATTCAGGATTACATTCTTCATGACAGAATTGCTGAAAGGCATTGGAGTTAACATGTAAACATTATGTTTTGATTTCATAATGGAGGAATCTTTGATACATTAACCACTATAACCTAACGGTCTCATGATGTCAGCTCTACATTTTACTTTGGTTAGGGTTGTTAAATTAGCAAGCTGTTTGTTGGCAGCTCATGTTCTGCTCCAtatggacttgacccaattttaaaagacccaagcttgagccaggatttcaaaattgaaagttaAGCAACCCAACATGAGCTATGCCTGGATAGCTCATGTTTGACTTGATTTAGgtcaatttaaaaaattaaaatacattTTAAACAATATACAATATTTTATTTGttacttaattaaaaaaattatttttttttacatttgtTATTCATCTTTTAATAAATGGATATAGTGTTTAGCTGTGTGATGAAGGTGAGAAGAGACTTTTGAGCGTCTTTCATTTAATGATAGATAGTTTTTGTTGATCATGTAACTTATTGGATACATTTGCTATTGGTTTTGACACTAATCTTTTTAAAAGATTGGGTGCTAGATCAAAAGGGGTGTACTGGCTAAATTTGAGAGTACTGACAAGATGAGAATTTTAGCATATTAAAAGACAAAATATCTTATTGACCATTATATTCTACTGTGCACCATGATTAGTTGATTACTTTTtgcttaaaaagaaagaaaaatggccTCTGCCTTTCCCCTCATTAGTTTTGGTTGGTGGGTAGTTCATCCCCCTGCAAGAAAGACATATTTGGATAGAATAAGCCCTTATTCATCCTTTCTCTGGTTTCCGAACAAAGCCTAAATGAATTGAAATAGAACTGGCTATAATGGAAATAGACAATATTAGCCTTCTTTTGTATATCGACTGGTATATTAGCTCAGCCCCAGCACCACGCCACCCCCCCTTCTCCTATTCTACTTAATAGATTTAGGGAAGCAATCAAATTAATAGAAAAGAAGGCAACACTGATGTATAGTGTCAAACcattttcaaacataaaaacagAGCATGTCACAGTTTTTGCTGATGAATGTGCATTTAACATATTATTATGTCCTATTCAGCTAGTCTctgttttatcattattttttcaaCAAGTGTGTATTGGACCCTGAAATCCAGATGAAAGTACTAGGAAGAACAAGGAAGAGAGTGATGGTAatttttttatacatatttttcaGGTCTTTGCAGATGCATTGGTGAAAAAGGCATATGATAATTGGGTGCATGTCATAGAATATGATGGAAAAGCTCTTTTGAACTCTAAACAGAACAAGAAGGCAACTGCAGCAAATTATCCTGTTTTATATGATCAGCAAATCTCTCAAACTAACTTGTCAGTTCCAGTTCCTTTGGAGCAGCCTTCAGTAGATGCAGAAATGGCTATTGGAGGTAAGGAACTCCTTAAATCTTTGAATAGTTACTTCTTTAGCACATAATTTAAATGAAATACTGAAGTGGCCCCTTCCTAAAATGCCTTATTACCTTTGTATCTGAAGATGATCGGTTTAAGGATGGTTTAGTAACCACAGGATGACTACCATGTTCATATGATTTGTACTAGATGTAATAACTACAGAATTTTCATACCAGCTAAAATTAAAGTAACGAATGAAgtccttttcttttaaagatTGCCATTCGGATTTAACTGTCCACCCTGTTTCTTGGGAATAATTTATACCACTTAAACAAATTAATTCTGAAATACTTCAGTGTGCTGACTGTTGCTTGTTTTGTTCAGGAAGTACCATTTCTGCTGGTTATAGCGGGAACCAAGGGACCAGATACTCCAGTCATCCTCAAAATGTGTCTACTAATGCCCATATCCAGTTTGAGAGTACTTCATTCATCCCCGAGAATCAGTATGTTGGCTCCTCTCATCAAACTCAACGAAATGATGGTGTGGGCCTAGAACTGGGCCCACCACAGCAGGAAAGCATTGGATTCCAGCAAATTGGCTCTTCCATACAGCCATCAAACCTGAACTCCTATGATGACTGGTCTCGCCAACGGGACAGTCGTCGTATTGATGATTTCTTCTCGGAGGAGGAGATCCGCATGAGAAGTCATGAAATGCTCGAGAATGAAGACATGCAACAATTGCTTCGTGTCTTCAGCATGGGTGGAGCTGTCAATGCGCCAGAAGATGGGTATGGTTTCTCATCTTACGCGCCATCACCTTGCCAAAACTTTAACTTTGATGATGATCGTAGCCGTTCATCCGGTAAAGCTGTTGTTGGATGGCTTAAAATAAAGGCAGCTATGAGGTGGGGAATTTTTATCCGGAAGAAAGCTGCTGAGAGGAGAGCTCAGCTTGTCGAGCTGGAAGAGTAGCTTCAAAGAATCTGATGACTAAGGTTAGACAAGGTGGGTTTGGTATTGTTCTTGCTGTCTGCATGCTATCGGAGGTGGATGCAGATTGAATGTTCTGGAAATGGTTTGTCTTGTTGCAGCTAGTGACCTCGTACACTGTTCCTCTGTACAGTAGGGTTCTCCATTGTTTTAATTTCCCAGATTTGCTGATTTATGTGATGCTTGTGGAGTAAGCCTCAGAGGGTTTGATACTTGAGTTCCAAGGCCTGTTTCAGTTAGATAACCAACGAATCACTGACACTTTGATGTGAAGTTCTAGGTATTGGTGACTTGAGACATGTAATAGCACAATAATAAGTAATGGATTCCCTTAAAATCTTGGAAATAGCATGTGTTTTATCTGGGACAACTAACGTTCGCATTGCAGGAGTGTACTGCTATATAATATACTTGTTTCTTCGAGATTGTATTTGGACTTGGAAGCAGGTAATTAGCAGCGGTCTCAGAGAATTGGTTTAGGACAGTGGCTATTCCAGCTTCCACAGTTCTTGGAAGTGGTAGGAGGCTTAATTTTCAGTTCGGTGATTTCACAGTTTAATGGCTTGTGAAACGATAGGAATATGTAATCGAATTGGAAAGGAAGCATGGTAACAGTTTCTCTGGATTACTGAAAAATCCTTGAGGCATTTGTGATTGCCCCCCCTGGTCAAATGATTCACAAATAATTTTCTGCCAAGTAAATTAATCAGAAGTCATTTATCGATGCATTATTTTGGAGGTTGTTCACAAATTATTTGCCACTTATTTGAGAAATGCTCACAGTTTATCAAACCCTAATGCTATTTATTATTGTCTGGTATACTTTGATATTCTATTTATGTTCTTTTTTCCTCCATTCTTGTGATTAAATATTTATCTTGTATtttaaattctgattatttgattTTTCCAAACTTATAATGAAGTCTGTTATATTTCCGAACTTAGCCTTATTACTACCTATGTAAACGTCAGAAGTTTGCTTTACGTAATAGCATATATAGAAAAGGATACAAAAATAGTattgttggtggaaaaatggaccaccccacaaatgtgattatagcacccaaatccatcagcaagctcgagctcgtcctaagtgatcgggctcttccgctctcgagctcattctaagtgatcgagctccctaagtgatcgggctcttccgctctcgagctcatcctaagtgatcgagctcttccgctctcgagctcatcctaagtgactctcgagctcatcctaagtgatcgggctcttccgctctcaagctcatcctaagtgatcgggctcttccgctctcgagctcatcctaagtgatcgggctcttccgctttcgagctcatcctaagtgatcgagctcttccgctctcgagctcatcctaagtgatcaggctcttccgctctcgagctcatcctaagtgatcgagctcttccgctctcgagctcatagaccagagagccgagaccagaaggccgagaccagagagccgagaccagagagccgagaccagaaggccgagaccagagagccgagaccagaaggccgagaccagagagccgagaccagaaggccgagaccagaaggccgagcacagcaggccgagcccatgccttagccaaatatccaatttccacctaaccctctaagggacctgacaactccactataacctgccactatctccaagctatcaaggcataagatcttcgcaggtattcggcacgacctgccattaatgcacgagactctctaaagtctccgatgcactcagtcatttaatgaacacggcccaagacgatctccggatcactgaaccatcagaacgtatggctctccctgaccgccggttcattcggtaataaatgcacttaccatccacggaccccaggcccaccacagccggcggttcaaccactccaacaggtccgatcgaccgtgacaactccctgattccggtctgatccggtcccgttctccattacgccattaatgggccaaatcgtgcccaattattacaaaacaggacaaacctcctgtcacctctcaggtaacaaaaatcctcctataaaaggaaacctggggggaaaagggagaggggaccaaaaacaagaggaaaagcccggagctggagagaaccctcctagaccgggaGAGGGGAACGAAAACggaaacagatccccgggactgaacccgccgggaagcacagacgcaattgaggacatcatcctcttcgtcttctttatcttatccaaatgttcttgctgtcttctccatatactctctcccctgctctctctacatacttgccccctctgacttaggcatcggagggccggcgccggggagcccggccaccggttttctttgcaggacttgcacaaccccccgcagcggaggacgcagccagccggcgcaccgccgtccgccccctgcagcagcggagctcctccttccccggcttcgcggcggcccccgggtccaatttccagcaacagttggcgctagaggaagggcccgagttcgctgccatgaagctaagaagcaaaggggcttccaatgcctctcaacgtcctccacctagcccGGAGCGTTCCGTCCGAAACTCATCACCTCCGACCgagtcagttcatcaagttcggccggagcagttcgatgccctggtacaacaagtgcaagccttggctaccgctgtccaaagcttgcaacccaggggcatcccaacggcaccgcctcctccggctccagttcaaccggagccccctacaagcgggttTCCCCTTCGAGTATCATGCTCCAAGTCCCAAACGCTCAGTCCAAAATTCACCATTAAGATCTCCGGTAGATCAAGTTCTACAAGTCCAACTCGAGCACTTCGATGCGCttgtgcagcaagtccaagcgctagctatttgcagcccaaagcctgcaacaagtggaggcccctcctgtgccgcctccacggaATCATGTGAAGTAGAGGAAGCAACTTTCTCCTGACTCtcgagccatctcgaatcaggcatggctcccgctgcaacaacgtatgtgggggcaaccagtgagaagtagtagtccaagtctcacgtcaacgagttggggggaaagagaaataaaagctgaggtctggagaaggaaagttatggagctttaaaatgggattgtaagcctctgtgacaaagggtacagccccattaaatcccattatccttccaagtcttctgtcttccggcagcaagcaagaaaccagcatgtactccctcctTACGGGCGTAAGTCCTTGGGACGGCGCCCACGACATTGCTCCCCTttcagagcgtcgccatcaTTGAAGCCCCcgtcgagctcatgcagaccgagctcagaaaccCGAGCGCAAAACACCTAAAAaatcaagccaaagaaggccggtgccgaaccaagtcctgagggacttcgaagctcgagagctatcaaaatatctccaaaaggtacaggacgccactttggcttcaaataaattcaatattttatctattttcaggttagccaacgagctcggctcgttctcctaccctgaccacggtcaggatgccctgagacgtcaggatgccccaatatattgggatgccctgccacaacgggatgccccgattcgtcgggatggcccgagacgtcgggatgccccggctatagggacgcccgagacgtcgggatatgagttagcggtcctctctgaccggacgagctcggctcgtgctccatcggctatgagttagcggtcctctctgaccggacgagctcggctcgtgctccatcggcttccaccgtcgagctcggctcgtgctccccgaatatgagttagcggtcctctctgaccggacgagctcggctcgtgctccatcggctatgagttagcggtcctctctgaccggacgagctcggctcgtgctcctaccccggcctcggccgggatgcctcgagacgtcgagatgccccgatttgctgggatgccccgatacgttgggatgtggtctttattggccaaacgagctcggctcgttctccatcgtcttcagccaacgagctcagcccgctcttctatttttggatttctctgccaacgtccccaaagaacggagtccgagcagagaagcgtcttcagtcgcctcggcgcaaggacgcacacggtacaaggtacccattcatttaatgtctttacattattttattcttggacttttctctgccgacgtccccaaagaacggagtccgagcagagaagcgtcttcagtcgcctcggcgcaaggacgcacacggtacaaggtacccattcatttaatgtctttacattattttattcttggacttttctctgccgacgtccccaaagaacggagtccgagtagagaagcgtcttcagtcgcctcggtgcaaggacgcacacggtacaaggtacccattcatttaatgtctttacattattttattcttggacttttctctgcc containing:
- the LOC103714689 gene encoding calmodulin-binding protein 60 B gives rise to the protein MQRPRGYLERSNTMTREKRGLDPSDGEDVHPEPKRKKVPALASVIVEALKVDSLQKICSSLEPILRRVVSEEVERALAKLGPARIGGRSSPKRIEGPDGRNLQLHFRSTLSLPLFTGGKVEGEQGAAVHVVLLDANTGHVVTSGQESSAKLDVVVLEGDFNNEDDDDWTEEEFEGHVVKEREGKRPLLTGDLQVSLREGVGTLGELTFTDNSSWIRSRKFRLGLKIAPGFCEGIHIREAKTEAFTVKDHRGELYKKHYPPALKDDVWRLEKIGKDGSFHKRLNKCGIYTVEDFLRLVVRDPQRLRNILGSGMSNKMWESLVEHAKTCVLSGKYYIFYSDETRSVGAIFNNIYEFCGLIAGGQFYSAETLNDSQKVFADALVKKAYDNWVHVIEYDGKALLNSKQNKKATAANYPVLYDQQISQTNLSVPVPLEQPSVDAEMAIGGSTISAGYSGNQGTRYSSHPQNVSTNAHIQFESTSFIPENQYVGSSHQTQRNDGVGLELGPPQQESIGFQQIGSSIQPSNLNSYDDWSRQRDSRRIDDFFSEEEIRMRSHEMLENEDMQQLLRVFSMGGAVNAPEDGYGFSSYAPSPCQNFNFDDDRSRSSGKAVVGWLKIKAAMRWGIFIRKKAAERRAQLVELEE